In Burkholderia sp. WP9, a genomic segment contains:
- a CDS encoding restriction endonuclease subunit S: MNSEWQKFTVEQIATVKSGKRLPLGHTLIDQPTLFPYIRLVDVADGSIQRENLKFLTPDTRDAIKRYVVNTGDVGLAIVGNTIGMVFYVGAEWNDVNLTENAARITSVHMSVNSKFIYYYLISPFGQAAIRSMTVGSAQGKLPLYNIKALEFAAPARAEQDRIVSILDSLSSRIDLLRESNRTLEAIVQALFKSWFVDFDPAQ; this comes from the coding sequence ATGAATTCTGAATGGCAGAAATTCACCGTTGAACAAATAGCTACGGTAAAAAGTGGGAAGCGGCTTCCCCTCGGCCATACGCTAATCGATCAACCGACTTTGTTCCCTTACATTAGATTAGTCGACGTGGCCGACGGCTCTATCCAAAGGGAAAACCTTAAATTTCTTACTCCTGACACAAGGGACGCGATAAAACGATACGTAGTCAACACCGGGGATGTTGGGCTGGCCATTGTCGGCAACACGATAGGAATGGTTTTCTATGTGGGTGCTGAGTGGAACGATGTGAATCTTACGGAAAACGCCGCGCGAATCACTTCGGTACATATGAGCGTCAACTCAAAGTTCATTTATTACTATTTGATATCCCCTTTTGGCCAGGCTGCGATCCGGTCAATGACAGTTGGCTCGGCTCAGGGAAAACTTCCCCTGTACAACATAAAAGCCCTTGAGTTTGCTGCGCCCGCCCGTGCCGAGCAAGACCGAATTGTCTCCATTTTAGATTCGCTTTCGTCGAGAATCGATCTGTTACGAGAGTCCAACAGGACTCTTGAGGCAATCGTCCAAGCGCTATTCAAGTCGTGGTTCGTAGATTTTGATCCGGCGCAGTGA